The genomic stretch CCATCGACGCGACCTGGTCCTCCCCAGCTGCACCCAGCTCCTTCCCCTCCGGCGTGAGGAGATAAGCATCTCCGACGGGCTGGTCCGGCAGCAGATGAAGTACCTCCGTTTCTTCCGCAAGAGGATGAACACCAAGCCCTCCCTCGCACGGGCCCATCCACTGCGTGCTCGTACAGATGACCCTGTCGGCGGATGGGACAATGCGCACACACTTCAGCACCAACAAGCCACTGCCACTCCACCAAGGACACTGATACGCCGGAGCTCTACACCATGATCCGGTTGCTTGTGATTTTCTGTCTCTTGGCATCAAATCCTATATGTCTAAATATGTCCTTTTGATTCTGGTGTAAAGATGCTGATTAAATTATTGGTCCTTGGCTGTGGCTCTTTGCATCAGTATGATTCGATGTCCTTGGACGACTTATTAACTGTAAATCCTTGTTTTGGATTGTTGATTTTTTTGCCATGTAGATTTCCTGCAAGACATACTAAAACATACACTCCCTGCTACCAAATGTGTGTAGTAATGTATTTTGACTGATTTGTAGGGGACAGTCGTAGCAGTCCATAGTTTTAGCAGAATGGAGAAAGGCCATCTTACAATTGGAAACACCAAATCTCAAGCAAGGGGAATAGAACATATCAAAATTGTCGTGAATTATTCACTTGTGTATCTAGAGGCCATTCTCTGTTGATGGGATCTAGTGTCCATTTAGATTATTGTGTGATTCAGTAATATTTAATTAGCCCTCAAGCAATCTTTCCCTTTCACCGTGTTCTAGTGTACTTCACTTCTCGGATCTTTCATGTGCTGATTGTACGCTCAATTTGGTTCACCTCCAACCTTACCTATTTTCCCCTTGTTGCTGTCATGTTGGTTCCACTTGGGACAGTGAGGAATTGAAAGAGGTGAAGATCTCCAGGAGAGATGCAAGCTTTGCACTGCTGCCCGAATCAATCTGAGATTAAATTTAGGTACTTCAAAATTTTGACCGTGCGCCGGATGTAGTTTTAGGAGGGTTCTTGAAAATCTAAGTTGTGGtgcgagattttttttttttttttgctttacctATGAAACTCGAGACATTGGGCCAATATGCAAGATTAATTAGATTTACTCTGTTTGTAGTTACTTAACAATGTCGAACGGGGTGCTAGATTTATTTTTAGGAGGGTGCTTAAATAATCAAGTTGCCTTGCCCGCTAATTTTCTTGACATAAAAAATGACTCGCGACATCAGACCTACCGATTTGCATGTTTGATTATCTTTTGAGAGTAACTTTAGGTACTTCAAAATTTTGACTAGGTGCTGGATGAATTATGAGGAAGGAGCTTTGAACATTAAGTGCTGATATATTTAATTGAGGCACAAGATAAGAAGAGTGATGataccaaatttgaaatttgactAGGTACCTTGTATCTTATCATCAGGTATTGAATATACATTAACCAAGGTGCGAGATAATTGGACTGTCGGTACCGATTCTTATTTACCATCGGGTACCAGATCAATACTAGTCAAGGCACGAGATAATAAGATTGATGGTACTTAAATTTAACTAGGTACCTTCTCTCTTATCGCCAGGTACCGAATATACATTAACCAAGGTGCGAGACAATGGCATTTTTGGTACTAAACATTGTCTAGTTTGATTATCTTTTTGCTTGAGTGCATTTTTAGGTACTTCGGTATTTCAACCAGGTGCCGGATGTATTTTTAGGAGGGTGCGTTAAAAGATATGTTGCGGTGCCGAATAATTTTGCTTGACCTCGAAAATGACTTTTGGCATCAGACCTACCTTAGGAAATTTTGATTACATTTTTAGGTACTTAAAAATTGCAACCGGGTGCCGAATGAACTTATTGGAGGGTGCTTGAAATGTTAAGTTTTGGTCCCGAATAATTTTTCTTGACCCATAAAATCACTTTTGACAACGGTTCTACCATATGCAAGTTTGATTATCTTTTTTCTTGAGTACATTTTTAGGTACTTCGGAATTTAAACCAGGTGCCGGATGTATTTTTAGAAGGGTGCGTTAAAAGATACGTTGCGGTGCCGAATATTTAGGTTGTGGTGCTGAATAATTTGATCGGCCTATGAAATGACATGCGGTATCGTACTTGACAATTTACTTAAGTTCTAGGTACTGAATGTATTGTTAGGAGGGTGCTGGAATACTAAATTTCGGTTGCTGAATAATTTGTAAGACCTATAAAATAACACGTGACATCATATTTGACGAATTGCAAGTGTGATTATTAGTTTATTAGGTACTTTACTATTTTAACTAGGGCCGGATGTATTTTTAGATGGGGTGATCCAATATAGGTACTTTATACTATTTCAACCAAGGTGCTCGATGTATTGGTAGGAGGGTGCTAGAATACTATAATTCTGGTGGTGTATAATTGGTTCGACCTATAAAATAACATTCGACACCAAGATATGGTAGGGGATACGTATGTTAATTAACCCAGCAAAAGCGTGAGGCTGCTCGATCGTGCACATAGCCATGGATACAAGCATatactctctctctctttccttTGTGTGCATTGAGTCGTACACGGCAAGCTGTTGCAAGCCGTGCCGTGCGACCGAGGGAACTGAATCGGCCCACCCCCAGCCTCACGCGCACAACAGAAAACTTCACCGTTCTCTTCTCTTCTAGTGCGCGACACATGACGCGCTCCTGTCCGGCGCAGGCGTGCGCATGGCGATATATAGCGAGCAGCTCCAGCTCCTTGTCCCATCGGCAGCACACGCACGCATTGGGAGTTGTCCACTGCGGTACCGGCCCAACCTGGCTGCAATTTCAAATCGAACCAAAAACATGAAGCTGCTTGAACGACAAACAAAATGCCACAACGGGAAACGTTTGTGGCCTGCTAAAGCCCAGGAATCCAGCGCTTGGACTGTATCGCTTTAGTTTGAAATTTCTGCAGGTATGTGGCCCAACGTTCTGCCCAGAGCTGTATAAGTAGGTCATTTTTGAATTCAATATGAATCCTCACATCACAACAACATACACACAAACAGAAACCGGTTTCAAATATCCTGCACGCGCTCTCGTACTATGGGTCACACTAAAAACTAGTACTGTAGGAGAAAAGAAGTACCTATCTCAAAGCACATTGACGGCAATGATAGCATGCGCTGGGGTAAGGTTACGTACCAAAACCACGCCTATATATAAGAGACGTGCAGTGACTTTGACCCAATAAAGTAAACCGATTCTACGCCAACGACAATTGCCGTCGGCATAACCTTACATGCCGTCGGCACATGCCTACACCGACGAACCTCTCTCATTCTATCTTGCCAATGGTCGACCACACCTCCTAAGTCGTATAGTCATCAGAGGCGAAGCGAACCGGCTGCGCCGCCGGAGAGAGGGATGGAATCTTATATGGGTTTTGGTTGTCGCCTCCTGTCCGCACGAACGACATGGGTTAGTCCTAGTCCATCGGGTTTGGCAATCTGCCGACCATTCTAAGTGTAGATTTTCCATGACGTTCTATTTTTCTAATATGATCCAAATTTATAACTGGAACACATGTAGTAAAAAAGAAGCGGTTAGGCTAATAAATTTACATAGTATATTTTTGGTTTGTTATTTGTGGTGTCCCTGTCCGTCGCGAGGGGAAGACGCGAAGCATCTCTCGTACCCACGCCGGAAACCCTCGTCTTCTTCCCCGCCGGAAGCCGGAAGCCGGAATCCGCCGGAGCACGCCTCAAAGCGGAACAGAtctcctcgtcctccccctctCAACCGTATCTGCTCCGGCGCCGGCGGCTCCTCGTCCCCCTTCTCTCGGTAAGGAAGCCCTAGCCTTGCTCGGATTGTACCTTGTTGCTACGAAGAATCGAATCGATTCCAATCCACTTGGATCTCGATCGGCCTCGCTTGCCGTGTGTAGCCAGGGCTGTCGTGCTGCGGGGGCCGTGGTTGCTCCATCCACTTGTATTCTGCCCGGGATCTGGGGAACAAATTGGGGGATTGCTTTCCAGGTGCCCAGCGTTTTGACGCCGCCCCTGGAGGCTCAGAGGGACGCTGCAAAGTGGAGTCCATGATGCTTTACTGCCCTGCTGTGAATTCTACTCGGGCTAGTTGAAGATTCTGATTCGTGTCGAATAGGGCAAGCAGATTGTGGAAAAGTCCCTGCATTGTGCGCTAGTTAAATCATAACTCTGTTTTAAGCTGCAATCTGGTAAATGTGGCTGTATGCAAGTCAGCTGTTGTCTTATACATGCTGGAGCAAGCTCACCTCCCCTAATCTGCTATATGCCCAGTACTAGGTCCTGTTACACAGGATTACATATCAAATTTTCCATGTGACTATATTAGATACCTGATGTTCGTTTGTCTCTGTAGAGCTGTCTGTGATGACAAGTAGTTTATCTGCATAGCGTTAAAAGAACTGTTGTGCAAAAAATTCATAGCCGTATGAATTATAGGAAATATGTTTGTCTGTTTGATTAAAGATGTTACTCCATAATTTGAGCAGAATTATTTAAAAACAATACTTGACTAAAAGTTCATGCCCTGGCCCCTTGTTTAATGCCTCTCCATTAATGCCATCGACCTGCCATTAGCATCCCCCTTCGCGGTGGAATCTTTAGGGAATATGTTGCTATGAGCAAGCTTTTTGAGTCGCGGCTCAAAAGTGAGTCGTCAACCCAGTGTATAGTCGACGAAAGTCCCTGTATAGTCGCCATAAGTCGTTGTACAGTCGTGAATCGCCGTGATTTTAAGAAAACGACTCGACGAAAGCATGGCTATGAGTTCCTCTCAAATCCATCGGTCTGTCCTGTTTGCCCTTGACGGATATATTTGCTGCCTTGCGCTTGCATAGTGGAATTATACTACAAAACAGTCAGCTTGTTTCCCAATTCTTAGATCCATAAGCCTCTGAATCAGTATGGGCTATTCACTTCTTCTTTAGTAGCAGCCACCAGGTGAACTATTGTTTCTTGGAAGATGCACTACAGCAAGTTTTTATTGCATTGCTGTGCACATGTTTATTTACGTCTGTAGGATCTGAAAGCTTGAAAATAGAAATGTTGATTATGATAATTCCTGACCTTTTAACTGGAAAGCATTCTGTAACTGTGGTTTCCCTCATGTTGTTAATGTAGAATTCCGTGCAGTAGCAATATTGGCTATTCATTTGCTTCTGTAATACAAGCCACAAGGTGAACTAGTATTTCTTGGAAAATGCAATACTATGAGTTCCTATTTATTGTTTTGCACATGTTTATTTAAGTCTGCTATATAATCTGTGACCTTTTTTTTAACTGGAGAGCATGTACAATTTTGGGTGCTCTCATGTTGGTAATGCAGAATTCTGTGCAGAGCCAAATATTCATCATTCTGTTATGTAACACTTAACAAACATGCACGAGGCATTTAAATTTCTAACTGGAAAGCATTCTTTGTTCTATATTTATGCAGTCATTTTGTTATTGCCTCATAATTCAATCCATTTAACATGTAGATAATACTGTACTGAAAAGCATTCACAGTAGAGCCCAGCTGTTCTACTATTTCAGATTCCTGAAAACTTGCTTCCTTGAACATCCTTAGATGTTGTTGTTAGTGACTTTTTTTCCCCTTGTGATGGTATTTCAGGATTGGTGGTTGCTATGGGTGAATACACGATCCAGATAAGCACCAAGCTGATCGATCAGCTCGCCCGCGACGACGAGAAGGTGAAAAGGAGGGTCAGGAAACCCAAGCCCAAGAAGGTTGTTGAACAACCAGAAGAGCCTCAGGACAATGGGAGGGAGCTTCCAAGCGAGCCGAAGAGCAGCCCCGCCCCTGCTCCCGGGTGGCAGCTGCCACCCCCCGTGTACCTGCCAGTTACCcctgctcctcctccaccaccttcgCCCTCAATCCAGGAGGCGGAAGCCATACGCGCCGTGGTGGCGGAGAGTGTGAAGGTGCTGGAGAAGCTGGACAAGCAGGAGGCTGGGATGCAGCAGGAGCTCGCCAGGAGAGCCAAGGAGCTGCATGACAGGGAGTTCAAGCTGCCCTACCAGAACCCCGTGCCGTGCGCTGATGAGAAGGCAGCCTGCCATGAGTGCTACGTGAGCAACGCCGCGAAAGACCCGCTCAAGTGCGCCGAGGCGGTCAAGAGGTTCGAGGCGTGCGTCCGCATGGCCAGGCATAGCAGCAGCGTTGCGATGAAATAAGTGAGGCGGCAGGCACACGATTTTGCCTTGTTGGGATGGTTTTGAATAACCTGGATGTTCTGGGTGTGACCTGAAACAAACACATGTGTAGATtaattccgacaaacggtttGCAGTGCACCGTTCTAGGGTGAGGCCTGAGTGGGTGTCCTTGAACTTTGGGGTTCCCCACGTTCTGCTGCAAGATGGAACATGGATTGTAGCTGCGAATTAAGTTCTTTTGATGAGTAGCAGATAAGCAAACTGGCGATCCAGCGGTAGTTTCTGAATGTCATGAAACCCTCTTCTCATTTTCACAAGATTGCGTCATCCCGTATGAAGCGGATAACTGCTTGCTATTTATAATCTTTTGGTCTCCATCCCATGTAAACtctaaagaaagaaaaaaaggagacCCATGCCATGATTTAAAAATATTTTCTATTTAGTAGTCTAAGTTTCTCGAGTAAATGGCACTGGGAGTCACACAACTTGTCCCGCATGTGCACTTAAGTCACGGAAATTGCAAAATGTGCAAATGAGTCACATAACTTTACTTCCGTGTGCACGCTAGGTCACAAACCGGTCTGCTGTCTGGTTTCGCGAAAATACCGCCATAAATTTTGCAGAAACAACCCTTGCTATCTCTATATCCTGAAGAAGTCAGCCCCAGAGTGACCAACCTGTCCGTGCGGGTCCCACCTATCAGGCGCgtaagaaagaagaaaaatcAAAATAGGCACGGTGTCGTATTCAACTCGTATATATACTTTCCAAATTATTATTTTCAACAGCCCAAATCATAACGATTTTTTACCGCAACTTCTCACGTACATAATAACAATGTATATGTATTTCCGAAataaaatttgtatttttaaatttcaaattttaaaatatgcTAATTCTCCAGAGTaatatatactacctctgtccatttttagatgtcaaaaatttatctaaattcgaatgtatctagacattttttaggtatagatatatctaaatttagacgaACCACTGGACATCTATTAACGGACAGAGGGAGTAATATAATAAGATTAATCTACCCATTGTACTCAAGCGATCATGTGGTTTGTTGGTTCTACGCGCCTGCATGTACCCAGCAGGTCTCAAGGTCAAATCCCCATCCTGCGCCAATTTCCATTTTAGTTATTTCCTACGcgcctgacatgtgggacccgctgGATAGGCTGGTCACTCTGGATTGACTTCATAAGGAAATATATATAGTAAGGGTGTTTCTACAAATTTTCTGGCGGTAATTTTTTGAAACCAGACAGCAGATCCAGGGAATAGATATAGTAAGGGTGTTTCTGCAAATTTTCCGGCTGTATTTTTGCAAAACCAGACAGCAGACCGATTTGTGACCTGACATGCACACTGAAGTAAAGTTATGTGACTCATTCGCACATTTTGCAACTTCCGTGACTTAAATGCACATGCGGGACAAGTTGTGTGACCCCCAGTGCCatgaccacattctccataggtcccTCTTATATCTTCTTTCTCCAATCTTAGATTAGGGAAAAAGGAGATATTCACAACTACTTGCGGTTTCATTATGGGCAGCTCATGATCTTAAGTGGATCATAATCCTGAAAACCCCTACCTCTACCAAATCATTACCCAATCAGTGCCGACAGATTTTTATTACATAGTTTAACAGATAGAGGTCGCAGAGCTGGTACATTCGACACTCTTCAAAATTACACATGCATAATATCATTTTCCATTATATATATACTACATACATCCTTGCAATAAAAGATTACATCCATTATCCATATCATAATTCGTGTCTTCTTTGCCACTGATTGGAAGTAGAAATTCCCATATCATATTTTGGAAGTAGAGATTTATGTTTGTTTGGGTAACTGGAAGTCCGAGCCCACGTCGACGAAGGTAGCTAGTGTAGGTAGTTGATGGGCCGTTGGCGGCACGCCGTGAGGGGCGCTCCACAGAGGCACTTGTTGTGGAGGTAGCTATAGCGGTCGAACCTGGCCATGTTGCCGCCGGCGGGCACCTCGCCGCACAGCCTGTTGAAGCTCACGTTGAACTGCTGGAGGTTGGTAAGGTTCGCCACCTGCGTAGGGATGCCGCCACGGATGCCGTTGTGGCTGAGGTCGATGTAGGTGGCGTTCTCCGGGAACTCCACGCCGGAGAGGTCGAAGCGCAGCGCGTTGCGGGACACGTCGACGTGCTGGAGCGACGACTTCCCCGCGCCAAAGAGGCACGCGGCGTCGCCGGTGAGGGCGTTGCGGGATAGGTCGATGTGTGCGAAGTCGACGGTGGCGAACTCGGCCGGGATAGCGCCGGAGAGGTTGTTGCTGGAGAGCCAGAGGTAGGCCTGGTCGGGCGACTTGGAGAGGAGCAGCGACGGGATGGCACCGGAGAGGTGGTTCCGGCGGAGGTTGATACTGGAAAGGTTGGGGAGATCAGCTAGAGACGCCGGTATGGCGCCGGTGAGGGAGTTGTAAGAGAGGTCGAGGACGGTGAGCGCGGTGAGCAGGCCGAGGAAGGAGGGGACCGGGCCGGAGACACCAGTGTGGGAGATGGTGAGCTGCGAAAGGTTAGAGAGCGCGGCGAGGGAGTCCGGGATGGCGCCTGAGATGGCGGGGAGGTGGTGGAGGGTGAGGGTCTGGAGGAAGGTGAGGTTGGCGATGGCGTCCGGGATGGCGCCCGACATGTTGGTGTCCTGAAACACACGGAGGCCGATGACGCGGCCTGACTCGGCGTCGCAGTCGACGTCGTACCAGTCGCAGCAGGCAGAGTCCGGCGTCCACGACGCGAAGTGGTACGGGCTGCCCAGGGCGGTATCAATGGCGACCAGGGCGGCGTGGTCGTCGTCGTGGCACTGGTCCGCCGCCGTCGAGGTGGCGAGGAGGAGAGAACAGAGCAGCAGCAGGAGAGGGAAGGCGGCCATCTCTTCTTGTTTCGAAGTGAGCTCTAgcttgctgtgtgtgtgtgtgtgtgtgtgttgatgAGACTAACTAGCTTAATTACTGAGCTTGTGGCTGATGAGTGAAGCTGCATGGTGCAGAGCAGTGTACTTATAGCGTGGTAAAAGTGCAAGTTTGGAGGGGCTGCACTAAGCAAGTGGGGTTTAAACATTCGGAAAAGTGCAGCATAATGGGCAACAGAAACGCATGCCTGCCTGGGCAGCGACCCTTCACTCAGCTTAATTGGGTCAGATATTTCTCCAGGTACTAGCAAAAGTGCAGGCTAATCGTCTCTTTTTACCGACATGGATAGAAATTAGGACATGGATTATGGGCAGGCATCATTAGGCATTACTACACTCAGCTTAATTTGGTCAGATATTTTGCAATCCTCTCTCTTTTTCACTGACATGGATTATGGGCAAGCATCATTAGGCATTAACTACGTCATTATGGATATGAACAACAATATGACCTTTCAATTGATGTATGGACAAACAACAAAACGAAGAGTTCGCCTGCCTTGCCTTGTCACTCCACTCCAACTCAATTCAGAAACTGTTTGGATCATACATTGCCGCATTGGTAGGTTTGTCTGCAGAAACAGGTCAAAGCTCAAGGATGCGATGTACTGCTAGGTTTGGTGTATATGTGTC from Lolium rigidum isolate FL_2022 chromosome 4, APGP_CSIRO_Lrig_0.1, whole genome shotgun sequence encodes the following:
- the LOC124648010 gene encoding uncharacterized protein LOC124648010 — translated: MGEYTIQISTKLIDQLARDDEKVKRRVRKPKPKKVVEQPEEPQDNGRELPSEPKSSPAPAPGWQLPPPVYLPVTPAPPPPPSPSIQEAEAIRAVVAESVKVLEKLDKQEAGMQQELARRAKELHDREFKLPYQNPVPCADEKAACHECYVSNAAKDPLKCAEAVKRFEACVRMARHSSSVAMK
- the LOC124705936 gene encoding polygalacturonase inhibitor-like, with amino-acid sequence MAAFPLLLLLCSLLLATSTAADQCHDDDHAALVAIDTALGSPYHFASWTPDSACCDWYDVDCDAESGRVIGLRVFQDTNMSGAIPDAIANLTFLQTLTLHHLPAISGAIPDSLAALSNLSQLTISHTGVSGPVPSFLGLLTALTVLDLSYNSLTGAIPASLADLPNLSSINLRRNHLSGAIPSLLLSKSPDQAYLWLSSNNLSGAIPAEFATVDFAHIDLSRNALTGDAACLFGAGKSSLQHVDVSRNALRFDLSGVEFPENATYIDLSHNGIRGGIPTQVANLTNLQQFNVSFNRLCGEVPAGGNMARFDRYSYLHNKCLCGAPLTACRQRPINYLH